One window from the genome of Hypanus sabinus isolate sHypSab1 chromosome 16, sHypSab1.hap1, whole genome shotgun sequence encodes:
- the LOC132406053 gene encoding WAP, Kazal, immunoglobulin, Kunitz and NTR domain-containing protein 1-like, which yields MLMFLQGHVYFSKCCRNGLGLMFERKAGGDRIQPRTLVIVLCLLRLAGGASLPGGKLSYPGACPNQLNPNLWVDAQSTCERECTADEDCQSFEKCCTNVCGLKSCVAARFADGSLASPDLSKEATCERIVCTQQGSECDIWDGQPVCKCKDRCEKEPNFTCASDGLTYYNKCYMDAEACIRGISLTVVTCRYHITWPNTSPQPLETTANPTSTSSLEDHIPPALYTNPYHQSVYVGGTVSFHCDVSGRPRPDITWEKQSDHRENIIMRPDQMYANVVVTNIGQLVIYSAQQEDAGTYTCTARNAAGLLRADFPLSVIKRGHSGEGAASKGQPLPSGECFKEPDKRDCGHQHVRWFYDHKKGTCSTFVSGGCNGSKNQFETYEECRLACVNETVNICTFPAVQGPCKMWEARWAYNSLMKQCHAFVYSGCEGNKNNFESKETCEETCPFPKNQQCKACKPRHKIVPSFCRSDYAIVGRVTEIVEEQDSGVARFTLDEVLKDEKMGLKFFDFKHLEVIMINMDWNCPCPNITLSDGPLLIMGDVHDGMAVLSAESYVRTVSDKRIKKLHEIMEKKTCELLHRFQD from the exons ATgctgatgtttttgcagggacaCGTTTACTTCTCAAAGTGCTGCAGAAATGGATTGGGTTTGATGTTTGAGAGAAAGGCCGGAGGAGACCGAATTCAGCCCAGGACACTTGTGATTGTGCTCTGCTTGCTGAGGCTGGCCGGAGGCGCCAGTCTCCCCGGCGGAAAGCTCTCCTATCCCGGCGCCTGTCCAAACCAGCTTAATCCCAACCTGTGGGTGGACGCGCAGAGCACTTGCGAGAGGGAATGCACCGCCGATGAG GATTGTCAGAGCTTTGAGAAGTGTTGCACCAACGTGTGTGGCCTGAAGAGCTGTGTGGCAGCGAGGTTTGCAGACGGCAGCTTGGCATCCCCGGATCTTTCCAAGGAGGCGACGTGCGAGAGGATCGTGTGCACCCAGCAAGGCTCAGAGTGTGATATCTGGGATGGGCAGCCCGTCTGCAAGTGCAAGGATAGATGCGAGAAGGAGCCGAATTTCACCTGCGCCTCAGATGGCCTGACCTACTACAACAAGTGCTACATGGACGCCGAGGCGTGTATCAGAGGCATCAGCCTGACGGTGGTGACCTGCCGGTACCACATCACCTGGCCCAACACCAGCCCTCAGCCACTGGAAACCACGGCCAACCCCACATCTACGAGCTCGCTGGAAGACCACATCCCTCCTGCTCTCTACACCAACCCCTACCACCAGTCCGTCTACGTCGGGGGCACCGTGAGCTTTCACTGCGATGTCAGCGGGCGCCCCAGGCCGGACATCACCTGGGAGAAGCAGAGCGACCACCGGGAAAACATCATCATGAGGCCTGACCAAATGTACGCCAACGTTGTGGTCACCAACATTGGCCAGCTGGTGATTTATAGTGCCCAGCAGGAGGATGCTGGGACGTACACGTGCACGGCGAGAAATGCCGCAGGCCTCCTGAGGGCAGACTTCCCGCTGTCCGTCATAAAGCGAGGCCACTCGGGAGAGGGTGCAGCCAGCAAAGGTCAGCCGTTACCATCAGGAGAGTGCTTTAAGGAGCCAGACAAGAGGGATTGTGGCCACCAGCATGTCCGGTGGTTCTACGACCACAAGAAAGGCACCTGTTCCACCTTTGTGTCCGGTGGCTGCAATGGCAGCAAGAACCAGTTTGAGACGTACGAGGAGTGCAGGTTGGCCTGTGTCAATGAGACGGTGAACATCTGCACTTTTCCAGCCGTGCAAGGCCCTTGCAAGATGTGGGAGGCCCGGTGGGCCTACAACTCGCTGATGAAGCAGTGTCATGCCTTTGTCTACAGCGGCTGCGAGGGCAACAAAAACAATTTTGAGAGCAAGGAGACCTGCGAGGAGACTTGCCCCTTCCCAAAAAACCAGCAATGCAAGGCCTGCAAGCCCCGGCACAAGATTGTGCCCAGCTTCTGCAGAAGTGACTACGCCATCGTGGGAAGGGTGACTGAGATCGTCGAGGAACAAGACTCCGGCGTGGCGAGGTTTACGCTGGACGAGGTGCTGAAGGACGAGAAAATGGGGCTCAAGTTCTTTGACTTCAAGCACTTGGAGGTGATAATGATAAACATGGACTGGAACTGCCCGTGCCCGAACATAACCCTTTCAGATGGACCCCTCCTTATAATGGGCGATGTCCATGACGGGATGGCAGTGCTGAGCGCCGAGAGCTATGTGCGGACTGTGAGCGACAAACGCATTAAAAAACTGCATGAAATCATGGAGAAAAAGACTTGTGAACTCCTGCATCGCTTCCAGGATTAA